A part of Silvimonas soli genomic DNA contains:
- a CDS encoding ImcF-related family protein → MFNRINFRLAALLVVFASISLYVLNKGAGLGLATPEQRWLAVAGIALLYLLSLVIWLAFVRRKKEKEADKDVGSAAVVTINKTPAPEVKTPFDLLHDDQKSRYGWFERRFKPWLLVTGAESLVRPHFPGLLDQKWLDTPRAVLVWAGDGVTAPAKGWRYLRGRLRKPADGVVLVTDGASQQGSVLANLTRDCGYALPVQLVLSPAVPGERGEESPAILLQTHHKVANDTGQISAALQQLVDPLSQTGLWALLKNRKAYFDAGLSAFLEQRHDTLGKWIGQLARNLQRRQVLAGIWFTPAPALVSDPQALTGADDAAHVELAQVAGDNITLPGPWLQAFRRARKPKLHFSGFDWFWSVLAVCVGLWCAGTVVSYLQNRALAEEIRADIATLQSAPKLKQAFPALLAVQNDMALLEAREKNGAPWTTRFGLNHNAELLAATWQPYGLAANKWLMRPVQTQLASHLKVLNAVPLDGMDAARNDDENEGTGNDTNSGATSRDAIGQMGYDTLKTWLMLSQPKHTDAPFLAPRLAQTGKAVWPSLSVDGVEQVTKFYANHLADHPEWKLAENDDVLFAARQTLSGLIDLKQADDTLYRQLLDNTKSRYPDPTMGMLLGGRDSRGLWSVQGRLPGTFTRQAYEGYVRDAIAQMSRQAVTNGDWVLGQQSTPNAVKPEDLQASLTKRYFTDFGYAWQNFLNRLNWVPEANLSGTAEQLRVYADAQQSPLSALMKTIAWQAQAGAQQHSLADSLVEKAQNVFKGKDGYPATTATPQDSPKSGAPLAEAFGPLLRLVDNADGSSNAASGAASGGASADTTLSLQRYLDRVSVTRLKLDQVNAAADPDAFALQLAQSLFQGQANDLVDARNYAELVAASLGSGYAGMGQNLFLKPFDQSWRTLMQPASASLNSLWTTRVWLPFNSAVGGRFPFNDTDNEVGLPELARFISPQGIVPQFAKTQLGGILVLQGDQWVPNPRYAQSLKFDTEFLNGLNQLSRLASRMYAEGDTRYRFDIMAMGHPKLIDSVLSIDGQSLDYFNQKQQWEHFTWPGTPEKAGAHLTWSTLQAGLQKKEDFNSVWGFVRLLAKAKVEQIDRASYRVEWTLDDDIRLRYAVRTQAGAGPLELLQLKGFKLPERVFVTGREIAAPKPESAPTGIKSPAAKPS, encoded by the coding sequence ATGTTTAACCGTATCAACTTCCGTCTTGCCGCACTGCTTGTGGTCTTTGCAAGTATCTCCCTCTACGTTCTGAACAAAGGTGCCGGATTGGGTCTGGCCACACCGGAACAACGCTGGCTTGCCGTAGCTGGTATCGCGCTGCTGTACTTGTTGAGCCTGGTGATCTGGTTAGCCTTCGTCCGGCGCAAGAAAGAAAAAGAGGCGGACAAGGACGTGGGCAGTGCTGCGGTGGTGACCATCAACAAGACACCTGCCCCCGAGGTTAAAACGCCGTTCGACCTTTTGCATGATGACCAAAAAAGCCGCTATGGCTGGTTCGAACGCCGTTTCAAGCCATGGCTGCTGGTCACCGGCGCAGAGTCGCTGGTCAGGCCCCATTTCCCGGGTCTGCTTGATCAGAAGTGGCTGGATACACCACGGGCTGTGCTGGTGTGGGCAGGTGACGGTGTTACCGCCCCTGCCAAAGGCTGGCGCTACTTGCGTGGGCGCTTGCGTAAACCTGCTGACGGAGTCGTACTGGTAACCGATGGAGCATCGCAGCAAGGCTCTGTCCTGGCCAATCTGACCCGCGACTGCGGCTACGCCTTACCAGTCCAGCTCGTGCTGTCGCCCGCAGTACCCGGCGAACGCGGAGAGGAAAGTCCAGCTATATTGCTCCAAACACATCACAAAGTGGCAAATGACACAGGTCAGATCAGTGCAGCTCTACAGCAATTGGTGGATCCGCTCTCGCAAACCGGCCTTTGGGCTTTGCTCAAAAATCGGAAGGCATATTTCGACGCCGGATTGTCCGCTTTTCTGGAGCAACGTCACGACACATTAGGCAAATGGATTGGCCAGTTGGCCAGAAACCTGCAGCGACGGCAGGTGCTGGCAGGTATATGGTTCACACCTGCCCCAGCTTTGGTCAGTGACCCGCAAGCCTTGACTGGGGCCGATGATGCCGCCCATGTGGAGCTGGCCCAAGTGGCAGGTGATAACATCACCTTGCCAGGCCCATGGCTGCAGGCCTTCCGCCGCGCACGCAAACCCAAACTGCATTTCAGCGGCTTTGACTGGTTCTGGAGTGTGCTCGCTGTTTGTGTAGGGCTGTGGTGTGCCGGTACCGTGGTGTCGTACCTGCAAAATCGAGCCTTGGCGGAGGAAATCCGCGCTGACATCGCAACGCTGCAATCCGCCCCAAAACTGAAGCAGGCCTTCCCTGCCCTGTTGGCGGTACAGAACGACATGGCGTTGCTAGAGGCGCGGGAGAAAAACGGCGCGCCATGGACTACCCGTTTCGGGCTAAACCATAACGCTGAGCTGCTGGCAGCCACGTGGCAACCTTATGGGCTCGCCGCCAACAAATGGCTAATGCGGCCGGTGCAGACACAACTGGCCTCGCACCTTAAAGTACTCAATGCCGTGCCGCTAGATGGCATGGATGCGGCCAGAAATGATGACGAAAATGAAGGTACCGGTAACGACACAAACTCGGGTGCGACATCCCGGGACGCCATCGGCCAGATGGGGTATGACACCCTTAAAACCTGGTTGATGTTGTCACAACCCAAACACACCGATGCTCCGTTCCTGGCTCCGCGTCTGGCGCAAACCGGCAAAGCCGTATGGCCGTCACTCAGTGTGGATGGTGTTGAACAGGTAACAAAGTTCTACGCTAACCACCTTGCCGACCACCCGGAATGGAAGCTGGCCGAAAATGATGACGTGCTGTTTGCCGCTCGGCAGACGCTTTCCGGCTTGATCGACCTCAAGCAGGCAGACGACACGCTGTATCGCCAATTGCTCGACAATACAAAATCCCGCTATCCCGATCCGACCATGGGTATGTTACTGGGAGGACGGGATTCCCGCGGGCTGTGGTCCGTGCAGGGGCGCTTGCCGGGTACGTTCACCCGTCAGGCTTATGAAGGCTACGTGCGTGATGCCATCGCGCAGATGTCCAGGCAGGCGGTCACCAATGGCGATTGGGTACTGGGCCAGCAGTCCACCCCAAACGCGGTCAAACCGGAAGACTTGCAGGCCAGCCTGACCAAACGATATTTCACGGACTTCGGTTACGCTTGGCAGAACTTCCTCAACCGGCTGAACTGGGTGCCAGAGGCCAATTTGTCTGGTACAGCAGAACAATTGCGTGTTTATGCCGATGCCCAGCAATCGCCGCTTTCGGCTTTGATGAAAACCATTGCCTGGCAAGCCCAGGCGGGTGCCCAGCAACACAGCTTGGCCGATTCACTGGTGGAAAAAGCCCAGAACGTGTTCAAGGGTAAGGATGGGTATCCGGCAACTACCGCTACTCCGCAGGACAGCCCAAAATCCGGCGCCCCGCTCGCCGAGGCTTTCGGCCCGCTGTTACGGCTGGTTGACAATGCGGATGGGAGTAGCAATGCCGCCAGCGGGGCTGCCTCAGGCGGCGCCAGTGCCGATACCACGCTTAGTTTGCAACGTTATCTGGATCGCGTCAGCGTTACCCGCCTCAAGCTGGATCAAGTCAATGCCGCAGCAGACCCGGATGCATTTGCCCTGCAACTGGCTCAGTCGCTGTTCCAGGGGCAGGCGAATGATCTGGTCGATGCGCGCAATTATGCCGAACTGGTGGCCGCCAGCTTGGGCAGCGGTTATGCGGGTATGGGCCAGAATCTGTTCCTCAAGCCGTTCGATCAGTCCTGGCGCACGCTCATGCAACCGGCTTCGGCCAGCCTGAACAGCCTGTGGACCACCCGCGTCTGGCTGCCTTTCAACAGTGCGGTGGGTGGACGCTTTCCGTTCAACGATACCGACAACGAAGTCGGTCTGCCGGAGCTGGCCAGGTTCATTTCGCCGCAAGGGATTGTCCCTCAATTTGCCAAGACCCAGCTCGGTGGCATCCTGGTGTTGCAGGGCGATCAGTGGGTGCCCAATCCGCGCTATGCCCAATCGCTCAAGTTTGATACCGAGTTTCTTAACGGGCTTAACCAGCTGTCGCGTCTGGCCAGCCGCATGTATGCCGAAGGCGATACCCGCTACCGTTTCGACATCATGGCCATGGGCCATCCAAAACTCATAGACAGTGTGTTGTCCATCGACGGCCAGTCGCTGGATTACTTCAATCAGAAACAGCAGTGGGAACACTTCACCTGGCCTGGTACGCCAGAAAAAGCGGGAGCCCACCTGACCTGGAGTACGTTGCAAGCCGGCCTGCAGAAAAAAGAGGATTTCAACAGCGTATGGGGCTTTGTGCGGCTGTTGGCCAAAGCCAAAGTTGAACAAATTGATCGGGCCAGCTACCGGGTTGAGTGGACGCTGGATGACGATATCCGCCTGCGTTACGCAGTGCGCACTCAGGCTGGAGCCGGGCCGCTGGAATTGTTGCAGCTTAAGGGGTTCAAGTTGCCAGAGCGGGTATTTGTGACGGGACGAGAAATTGCCGCCCCCAAACCTGAGAGCGCGCCAACGGGGATCAAGAGCCCCGCAGCGAAACCGTCCTGA
- the tssA gene encoding type VI secretion system protein TssA, which translates to MSLPSFLKKLFGQSEPADLARNRLATWQDWLSPIPGASEVGDDPGYDDDFLALREEVAKLGGLDDALILNTSEALLRNHCKDLRPAGYYAFSRLRTDGAAGLADGLELIAALLVRYPETILPHRPESRKAALEWLNGERFQVFLERSSGARTDLERACSALALIEQLVGEWDAAFRPSVQPLIHRFEALIEANDASEQPGSSNRLGTANSQEQTSGTSTLVPTRGEIASARELLDRAREMAVHLRRQAAGYLPAYRLLRCIRWDTVTNAPPHDPQGKTRLPPPRSELHQHLKRLVLQQQWHELLERVELAFAEGANHFWLDLQYYAWQAQGQAGPEYLACRDMLLTDFAQMLDRLTGLERLCFSDGTPFAQDATLEWIATHAVIRNLDAGETVLAPTPSGGDVDWQETERQAIELAASAGLENAFQWLRDLPVIPGERNRLMRQLLLASLAENHGRADMAMHLLVTLDRDIDVYQLGRWEPGLAFEIKVRQLRLLRQRYQRKDVDKITLASRMDGLVESMTALDPLRTLALSAPS; encoded by the coding sequence ATGTCCCTGCCCTCGTTTCTCAAAAAACTGTTTGGTCAGTCCGAACCCGCAGACCTGGCGCGTAACCGGCTGGCTACGTGGCAAGATTGGTTGAGCCCTATTCCTGGGGCATCCGAGGTCGGAGACGACCCAGGTTACGACGATGACTTTCTTGCGCTGCGCGAAGAGGTGGCCAAGCTGGGCGGTCTGGATGATGCGCTGATCCTGAACACCAGTGAGGCGCTGCTGCGCAATCATTGCAAAGACTTGCGTCCTGCCGGGTATTACGCGTTTTCTCGTCTGCGCACGGACGGCGCTGCGGGCCTGGCCGATGGTCTGGAGCTCATTGCCGCCCTGCTGGTCCGCTACCCGGAAACCATCCTTCCCCATCGCCCGGAAAGCCGTAAAGCGGCGCTGGAATGGCTCAATGGCGAGCGATTCCAGGTTTTTCTGGAGCGTAGTAGCGGTGCTCGTACCGATCTGGAACGCGCCTGTTCGGCGCTGGCCCTGATTGAACAGTTGGTAGGAGAGTGGGATGCCGCCTTCCGGCCTTCTGTTCAACCTCTCATTCATCGCTTCGAAGCGTTGATCGAAGCCAATGACGCCAGCGAGCAACCCGGCTCAAGCAACCGCTTGGGTACTGCAAATAGCCAGGAGCAGACCTCTGGTACGTCCACTTTGGTGCCCACGCGTGGTGAAATAGCCTCAGCGCGTGAACTGCTGGATCGGGCACGGGAAATGGCGGTGCATTTGCGACGCCAGGCTGCCGGTTACCTGCCGGCGTACCGGCTGTTGCGTTGTATCCGCTGGGATACCGTAACCAACGCGCCGCCGCATGATCCCCAAGGCAAAACCCGCCTTCCGCCGCCGCGCAGCGAGTTGCACCAACACTTGAAACGTCTGGTTTTACAACAGCAATGGCACGAACTACTGGAACGTGTCGAACTGGCGTTTGCCGAAGGTGCGAATCACTTCTGGCTGGATTTGCAATACTACGCTTGGCAAGCCCAGGGCCAGGCAGGGCCTGAATATCTGGCCTGCCGCGACATGTTATTGACCGACTTTGCACAAATGCTGGATCGGCTGACTGGTCTGGAGCGACTTTGTTTCAGCGACGGCACGCCATTTGCACAAGATGCCACTCTGGAGTGGATCGCCACCCATGCCGTGATCCGTAACCTGGATGCGGGCGAAACCGTACTTGCCCCAACGCCGAGCGGTGGCGATGTCGACTGGCAGGAAACCGAGCGGCAAGCGATAGAACTGGCAGCCAGTGCGGGTCTGGAAAATGCCTTTCAATGGCTACGCGATTTACCCGTCATACCGGGCGAACGTAACCGGCTCATGCGTCAGTTGTTGCTGGCCAGCCTGGCCGAAAACCATGGTCGTGCGGATATGGCAATGCACCTGCTGGTCACACTGGATCGGGATATCGACGTTTACCAGCTAGGCCGCTGGGAGCCTGGCCTGGCCTTCGAAATCAAGGTGCGTCAGTTACGCCTGTTGCGGCAGCGATATCAACGCAAGGATGTAGACAAAATCACTCTTGCGAGCCGTATGGATGGTCTAGTTGAAAGTATGACCGCGCTGGACCCATTGCGCACATTAGCTTTGAGTGCGCCTTCATGA
- the tssJ gene encoding type VI secretion system lipoprotein TssJ codes for MVHLAGCGAMQTVKEATINTTKAIFIADTLTLKIDLLAREGMNADDKDQATPVVIRIYQLKDAKTFAAGAYTSMLDNDTSIIKDDLLQRKDLVLRPGASISLDEPLEKNAKAVGVAAFFRTESRERRWQIVVPRDALSDDHALKIEVIGSELKLAVPAKG; via the coding sequence ATGGTTCACTTGGCCGGATGCGGTGCAATGCAAACCGTCAAAGAGGCCACCATCAATACCACCAAGGCGATCTTTATCGCAGACACACTGACGCTCAAAATCGATTTATTGGCGCGTGAAGGCATGAACGCCGACGATAAAGATCAGGCAACGCCGGTGGTAATCCGTATTTATCAACTCAAAGATGCCAAAACCTTCGCTGCGGGTGCTTACACCAGCATGCTGGATAACGATACCAGCATCATCAAAGACGATTTGCTACAGCGCAAAGACCTGGTTTTACGCCCGGGCGCCAGCATCAGCCTTGACGAGCCATTAGAGAAAAATGCCAAAGCGGTCGGGGTTGCCGCATTTTTCCGCACTGAAAGCAGGGAAAGACGCTGGCAAATCGTGGTGCCACGCGACGCTCTTTCGGATGATCATGCGCTAAAGATCGAAGTCATCGGTTCCGAACTCAAACTTGCTGTTCCGGCCAAAGGCTAG
- the tssF gene encoding type VI secretion system baseplate subunit TssF, whose translation MDDQVLKYYEAEMRYLREAGKEFAQAHPDRAALLNLDRVGDRDPYVERLFEGFAFLTGRLRQKLDDDLPELTEGLMSLLWPHYLRMIPSLTIVELTPQMDALQHAEAVPAGLVLRSSPIGPEQARCLYRTTQAVPLLPLRLVEASAPVRNDGRSAIRLRFHIETQVKRQQLDFSQIRLFINADTPVASALHLALTRQVLQIEVRTPSGETSAPTLVPAAKLHFDQVGFSATDRLWPKADNAFGGYQMLLEYFTFRDKFMFVDLCGLDINALPETTPWFEIDVVLDQRYPADMPFSADNVRLHCSPAINLFNLEAEPIRVDHLEPEYRVVPMLHQGMQVEAYSVDEVVAFEHGNSSRHQYLPFSTFRHRGGMLRHDAPERYFHTRMRRGASGLFETWLVLGGHAWADRDDLPLETLSLRVTGTNGLLPRKGLREAQILEMISGYPCVANVKNVTAPTLPVYPPMEDRFHWRVLSHLSPNYLSLMDAEVLRGTLALYDWTEDELNQRRLQGIQQVSHRPLSRMEQGCVMRGVEISVTLDSQRFAGDGDIFLFGELLHRFFTAYADMNLFTQLVVIVQPIGRKLNWQASKSTQATL comes from the coding sequence ATGGATGACCAGGTTCTCAAATATTACGAAGCAGAAATGCGCTATCTGCGAGAGGCCGGTAAAGAATTTGCCCAAGCCCATCCCGATCGCGCAGCGTTGTTGAATCTTGATCGGGTTGGCGATCGCGACCCTTATGTTGAAAGACTGTTTGAGGGGTTTGCCTTTCTCACCGGTCGTTTGCGGCAAAAACTGGACGACGATCTGCCCGAGCTAACGGAAGGATTGATGAGTCTGCTCTGGCCTCACTACCTGCGCATGATTCCGTCGCTTACCATCGTCGAACTCACGCCGCAAATGGACGCACTACAGCATGCCGAAGCCGTTCCTGCCGGGCTGGTACTGCGCAGCAGCCCGATTGGCCCCGAACAAGCTCGCTGCTTGTATCGCACGACACAGGCGGTGCCGCTATTACCGCTACGGCTGGTCGAGGCCTCTGCGCCTGTTCGTAACGATGGCCGCTCTGCGATCCGCTTGCGTTTTCATATCGAAACCCAAGTCAAACGCCAGCAACTGGATTTTTCACAGATCCGGCTGTTTATCAATGCAGATACACCCGTCGCCTCGGCTTTGCATCTAGCACTGACTCGGCAAGTGTTGCAGATTGAAGTACGCACACCCAGTGGTGAAACCAGTGCGCCAACGTTAGTGCCCGCAGCGAAGCTGCATTTTGACCAGGTTGGTTTTTCTGCAACAGATCGGCTCTGGCCCAAAGCGGACAATGCTTTCGGTGGTTATCAAATGCTGCTGGAATACTTCACGTTCCGCGATAAATTCATGTTTGTGGATCTATGCGGGCTGGATATCAACGCCCTGCCCGAAACCACGCCATGGTTTGAAATCGACGTAGTGTTGGACCAGCGCTATCCCGCTGACATGCCGTTTTCCGCCGACAACGTCCGGCTGCATTGTTCGCCCGCAATCAACTTGTTTAACCTGGAGGCAGAACCAATCCGGGTCGACCATCTGGAGCCGGAATATCGGGTTGTACCGATGCTGCATCAAGGCATGCAGGTGGAGGCTTATTCGGTGGATGAAGTCGTGGCGTTTGAGCACGGCAATAGCAGTCGCCACCAATATTTACCCTTCTCTACCTTCCGGCATCGCGGCGGCATGCTGCGTCACGACGCGCCAGAACGTTACTTCCATACCCGCATGCGGCGCGGTGCTTCAGGGCTGTTTGAGACGTGGCTGGTACTCGGTGGCCATGCATGGGCAGACCGCGATGATTTACCGCTGGAAACCCTTTCGTTACGGGTGACTGGCACAAACGGTTTGTTGCCGCGCAAAGGTCTGCGCGAGGCGCAGATTCTGGAGATGATTTCCGGGTATCCGTGTGTGGCCAACGTCAAAAATGTGACTGCGCCGACGCTACCGGTCTATCCGCCAATGGAAGATCGCTTTCATTGGCGCGTGTTATCGCACCTGTCACCCAACTATCTGTCACTGATGGATGCCGAGGTGTTGCGCGGCACCCTGGCGTTGTACGACTGGACCGAAGATGAGCTGAATCAGCGGCGCTTGCAGGGCATTCAGCAGGTTTCCCATCGTCCGCTGTCGCGAATGGAACAAGGCTGCGTGATGCGCGGGGTGGAGATTTCCGTCACGCTCGATAGCCAGCGCTTTGCAGGCGATGGCGATATTTTTCTGTTTGGCGAGTTGCTGCATCGCTTCTTCACCGCCTATGCCGACATGAATCTGTTTACCCAATTGGTTGTGATTGTGCAGCCAATCGGGCGCAAGCTGAATTGGCAGGCCAGCAAATCCACTCAGGCGACACTATGA
- the rmuC gene encoding DNA recombination protein RmuC: MIDLLFGVTTLVALLAGVLVVIKLQQLARTQEQMMEALASELHASQKEVVHQVQSGFARQNEASHNAFAQHGALLNDAIGRSSEQLRGSMSEAFDRLRAGVSTELNQTRAVLEKLQISQSESLSALRLSLTESLSESRQQMMTQLGEISAALQTKQDTLREEVLVKLSQMLAEQSRREMEQLRDALATTSMQLTQSVAQLTQTADNKLSEISGKVSERLDEGFKKTNETFANVMARLATIDEAQKKIDGLTTNVVSLQELLGDKRSRGAFGEVQLESLVRNVLPAQVYEMQATLSNGTRADCLLKLPEPTGMVAVDAKFPLENYHRMFEAGEDRTVAQRAFRADIKKHIDDISSKYIIPNETADGAVMFIPAEAVFAEIHAYHGELVNYAMKQRVWIVSPTTLMAVLNTARAVIKDVETRKQVHIIKEALGRLGSEFARFDDRMKKLATHIRQAHEDAQNVAITSEKISRRFEEIEQVRLEEPSSEQPVPLAVAGTLLPEEEM, from the coding sequence ATGATCGATCTTCTGTTTGGCGTAACAACTTTGGTGGCCTTGTTGGCCGGTGTACTGGTCGTGATCAAGTTGCAGCAACTGGCGCGAACGCAAGAGCAAATGATGGAGGCGCTGGCGTCGGAACTGCATGCCAGCCAGAAGGAAGTAGTCCACCAGGTCCAGAGCGGCTTCGCCCGTCAGAACGAAGCGTCACACAATGCCTTTGCCCAGCACGGCGCCTTGTTGAACGATGCCATCGGCCGCTCCAGCGAGCAATTACGGGGCAGCATGAGTGAGGCGTTTGACCGGCTGCGTGCAGGTGTTTCTACCGAACTGAACCAGACCCGTGCGGTACTGGAAAAACTGCAAATTTCCCAGTCCGAATCTTTATCCGCATTGCGCCTGTCTTTGACCGAATCACTGAGTGAAAGCCGCCAGCAGATGATGACCCAACTGGGCGAGATTTCTGCCGCACTGCAAACCAAACAAGACACCTTGCGTGAAGAAGTGCTGGTCAAGCTCTCGCAAATGCTGGCCGAGCAATCCAGGCGCGAGATGGAACAACTGCGCGACGCGCTGGCCACTACCAGCATGCAACTGACGCAATCGGTCGCGCAATTGACGCAGACTGCTGACAACAAATTATCCGAAATCTCCGGCAAGGTCAGCGAGCGGCTGGATGAAGGCTTCAAGAAAACGAACGAAACCTTCGCCAACGTCATGGCGCGCCTGGCAACCATTGATGAAGCCCAGAAGAAAATAGATGGCCTGACCACCAACGTGGTCAGCTTGCAAGAACTGCTGGGCGATAAACGCTCCCGCGGCGCCTTCGGCGAAGTACAACTGGAAAGTCTGGTGCGTAATGTCTTGCCAGCGCAGGTTTACGAGATGCAGGCCACGCTTTCCAACGGTACACGAGCTGATTGCTTGCTGAAATTGCCAGAGCCCACGGGCATGGTGGCCGTCGATGCCAAGTTCCCGCTGGAAAACTATCACCGTATGTTTGAAGCGGGTGAAGACCGCACCGTCGCCCAACGCGCCTTCCGCGCCGATATCAAAAAGCATATCGACGATATTTCCAGCAAATACATCATCCCCAACGAAACCGCCGATGGCGCTGTGATGTTCATCCCGGCTGAAGCCGTGTTTGCCGAAATCCACGCATACCATGGCGAGTTGGTGAACTACGCCATGAAACAACGGGTGTGGATTGTTTCGCCGACCACCTTGATGGCCGTACTCAACACCGCCCGCGCCGTGATTAAGGATGTAGAAACGCGCAAGCAGGTACACATCATCAAAGAAGCGCTGGGCCGCCTCGGCTCCGAGTTCGCCCGCTTTGACGATCGCATGAAGAAACTAGCCACGCATATCCGCCAGGCGCATGAAGACGCACAGAATGTTGCGATCACCAGCGAAAAAATTTCCCGCCGCTTTGAAGAGATTGAACAGGTGCGGCTGGAAGAGCCATCATCAGAACAGCCTGTGCCGCTGGCGGTGGCTGGCACGCTACTGCCAGAGGAAGAGATGTGA
- the tssE gene encoding type VI secretion system baseplate subunit TssE: protein MTGPALYELLTGHFADGTAIDAFDEKTQTIISVMDSMQRILNSRAGSLSHLPDYGLPDLTTIYRELPASAHKLKRTIEATLIKYEPRLRSIEIELQPMDEEAILSYTLVCHLRRAGLVRFGTWFSPEGQVRLSRYR from the coding sequence ATGACTGGTCCCGCACTCTACGAATTGCTTACCGGACATTTTGCAGACGGCACTGCAATTGACGCTTTTGACGAAAAAACCCAAACCATCATCAGTGTCATGGACAGCATGCAGCGCATTTTGAATAGCCGCGCGGGCAGTCTGTCCCATTTGCCCGACTACGGGCTGCCTGACTTGACCACCATTTACCGGGAGCTTCCCGCCAGCGCGCACAAGTTGAAGCGAACCATCGAAGCAACTTTGATCAAGTACGAACCGCGTTTGCGCAGTATTGAAATTGAATTGCAGCCGATGGATGAAGAAGCAATCCTGAGTTATACGCTGGTGTGCCATCTGCGACGGGCCGGGCTAGTGCGCTTTGGTACCTGGTTCTCGCCAGAAGGTCAGGTTCGATTGAGTCGTTATCGCTAA
- the tssG gene encoding type VI secretion system baseplate subunit TssG yields MSQPAAPPSEAPLAGPAFNREQINAGKGLMRDIFRRAPQFNFYQFCALLDATRPDVPGLATQNSPAQEPVRFRPIASLGFPGGELARVELDTEDENLPPTIRTTFLGLYGVDARMPWHVLDDIATRRDGHESLAAFLDIFNHRIVTLYYRIWQKYRYPVTFRAGATDRVSQSLLCLAGLGIGNVAQRTQLPTARFMAFLGLGGQRTRPAEGLVAVIKLLLPQASIKVEEFFPVLRHLENPAALGQQPVALRAGSLVLGQTVMDRNSTVRVIISLPASERLRALLPGGRDHHDLLQMLKIYLGYKLDAELTLRISREQLPPLQLGSSPAFLGLTSLLGGENQNTPVDIRLGRYCGLELEQAHDSPARASAIH; encoded by the coding sequence ATGAGCCAGCCCGCAGCGCCCCCCTCAGAAGCACCACTTGCTGGACCCGCCTTCAATCGGGAGCAGATCAACGCCGGCAAAGGCTTGATGCGGGATATTTTCCGGCGAGCCCCTCAGTTCAATTTCTATCAGTTCTGCGCGTTACTCGATGCCACCAGGCCTGACGTCCCGGGTTTAGCTACGCAAAATTCGCCAGCACAAGAGCCCGTTCGCTTTCGGCCCATTGCGTCGCTGGGTTTTCCTGGTGGCGAACTGGCGCGAGTGGAACTAGACACAGAAGACGAAAACCTTCCCCCTACCATCCGTACCACGTTTCTGGGGCTGTACGGCGTTGATGCGCGCATGCCGTGGCATGTGCTCGATGACATTGCCACGCGCCGGGATGGCCATGAGTCGCTTGCAGCGTTTCTGGATATTTTCAATCATCGCATCGTCACGCTGTATTACCGCATCTGGCAGAAATATCGCTATCCGGTCACTTTCCGGGCGGGTGCGACAGACCGGGTTTCCCAATCCTTGTTATGTCTCGCCGGGTTGGGTATTGGCAATGTCGCGCAGCGCACGCAGTTGCCCACTGCCCGTTTCATGGCGTTTCTGGGGTTGGGCGGTCAGCGCACCCGCCCGGCCGAAGGTCTGGTGGCGGTCATCAAGCTGCTTCTGCCGCAGGCAAGTATTAAGGTTGAGGAGTTTTTCCCGGTATTGCGACACCTGGAAAATCCGGCAGCACTTGGGCAACAGCCCGTGGCATTGAGAGCCGGTTCGCTGGTGTTGGGGCAAACGGTGATGGATCGGAACAGCACGGTGCGAGTGATCATCTCCCTCCCGGCCAGCGAGCGATTGCGGGCGCTCTTGCCCGGTGGTCGGGATCATCACGATTTACTACAGATGCTCAAGATCTACCTGGGTTACAAGCTGGACGCCGAATTGACCCTGCGTATCTCGCGTGAACAACTGCCCCCGTTGCAGCTTGGTAGCAGCCCCGCATTCCTGGGGTTGACCAGCCTGCTGGGTGGCGAAAACCAGAATACGCCGGTTGATATCCGCCTTGGTCGTTATTGCGGTCTGGAACTGGAACAGGCGCATGACAGCCCTGCCCGCGCATCAGCAATTCACTGA